Genomic DNA from Chlorocebus sabaeus isolate Y175 chromosome 6, mChlSab1.0.hap1, whole genome shotgun sequence:
CCCCAACCATACCCACCCTAGCACACCCCGCCTCTGCCTAGGTCATACCTCCAGGGCTAGGCATGATGGGTGTTCCAGGGGGCCCACCTCCTCCTGGGGGTCCCTGCACACAGAAGGAGACAGGAACCGTGAGAAATGGCCCCTCATCTGCCATCCCACAGCCCCTGCCCAGGGGTGGCCCAGCCTTGCTCAGACGTACCGTGTAGCTGCCGGGGGATGAGGAGGAGTAGGGGATCTGGGGACAGGGGCAGCTGTGAGCAGTCAGCCAGGCGGCTTGCCCAgtgcccctcccaccccaccccaggcctgcCCACCCAGCCTTAGGCTCACCGAGTTTCCACTGGGGCTGGCCCACGGGCCACGAACTCCTGGGCCCCTGGAAGAGACGGTGGGTGACAGACTCCAGGGCTAGTCCATGTGGATCACAGCCCCCACCACGCACCCCCCACATCCTGCTCCACTGTGTCCCCAGACAGGCCACAGAGCAGATGTTGCTGGAAAAGTGGCCACCGCGAGCGGCCAGGTTCCAATCTCAACCCATCACTGGCCCCAGGGGACTAACTGCTACTTCAGGCCTGTCTCCCCTCAGTGGCCATGAAATAAACAATATCCAAGACTGTCCTGAGGATTCAGAGCCTGCCCCAGCTGACCCAGCCATGAAGCTAGTGGTGGCCTGTGAACTGCACACTCCGGGGGTCCCCGAGGGTCTTACATGTTCATGGCAGGCAGGCCTGGGCCAGTAAGGGAGTTGGGTGGGGGCCGCATGCCACCTCCATAGCTCTGCAGAGGCAAAGGGGCTGTGAGGGGCAGACCGGGGACAGCCCGAAAGCCCCACCCACCAGGGCTCCACTCTTACCTGGGGCCCCACGCTGGCCATGCCCCGAGGAGGCGTCACCCTCTGCATTGGGCCGCCCATGCTCGGATGCCCTGGGGTGGGGCAGAAGGAAGGGGACTTGGACCTGGACCATTCCCCAGTGTGGACAGCAGGGAGGCAGCAAGGTCAGGGCTCTGAGAGCTGGAATTCTGATTGATGGGGGGATGGGGGGTGGAGCTTCCCTACTCACCCTGGGCTCTTGGGGAGGGCTCCATGGCgccagggaggaggggctgggaacCGGGGAGGCCTGCGGGAGGCTGCAGAGGGGGTACGGCGGCACTGAGTGTGGGGTGCTCTCTccccggcccagctcctgcccccCTCCCATCATCCCTTTCTCACCTGACTCGGCATCCGCAGGGCGGGCCGGGGGCCCCCTGGGAAGCGCGGTGACATGAAGGGCTGGAAGAGGTGGGCGGGGATCAGCACCTCCCCCGACCCTCTGGCTCCCAAAGCTACCACATTCCTGCTATGCTGGGGGACCCCCGACCTGGGGAGCCCCCTCCTCCAGACCAGTCAGCAAAGCCTGGCGGTGCCAGCCGGCCAGGACATCATGGCTTGGGGGCAGGAAAGGGTGGCACTGGGGgaggggatgtgtgtgtgttaggggcaGGCACCACAGCTCCTTACCTGACCGGGAGGCCCCATCATGGGGGCGTTGGGGTTGTGGGGGGATGGCTGGGAGCCCGAGGGGCCCTAGGAGGACAGAACCAGGTGGGTTGGGGGGAATGAGGTCCTACTGGGTTTGGCTGAGGAGGGGAGGGGCTCCATGGAGGCAGAGGGGTGGGCCAGCCTATGGGACAGGGACCCTGTGGGAAGGCTTGAGGGCAGGACTCAGGCTCCAGTGGTCACCAGGACCCTGTGCACCCTGTGCACACGCATGTACAGGCCAAGCGTGCAGACACCCACCCTCCACTGCACTCGGGCCCTCCCTCGATGGCCCCTGAAAGGCCCACCTGGGCACACCTGCGACACAGAGGACCCTCCCACCcatctccagcctgctggcctcaTGACCTCTGCCCACGTGGGACTCTCATCCTCAGACGCATGTTCACCCAGAGTTGGGGGCCAGgggactccagtctgggccataCCTGGaagaagccagctgccatggGGCCTGCGGCCATTGCGTCACCTGGGGCCATACTCCCCATCACAGGGCTGGGGGCAGCTGCAGCGCTCTGTAGGGGTGCGGGAAACCGAGAGGGCCAGGTCAGGGCACTTGGACACTTCCTACCTGGGGTGTGCCCCCTCCTCTCTGCAGGTGGCTGGCCCCACGGGACAGCCAGCTGGCATTGTTCAGTGAGCACACTGGGGTTGTCGCCTGAGGATCTGTGGGTCTGAAGACCCTGTAGGACCCAGGATCCAGTGCTGCCCTCATCTCACACAGACCTGCTCCCGACTCCAGACCCATCCCAACGGGCCCTGCATCGTCCTGGCTGGCAGGACAGCTCAGCTGGGTCCCCAGCTCTACCCAGGACACCCcaaataaacatacacacaaatacaccgGCAGTTTCAAGAGCCTCTCTGAAGGCTCTACCTTAGAGCAGCTGTggacccctgccccaccccaccctgcccatcgtccaggagggagggggaaaagcAGGATTCTGGGGTGGGGTTCCCTTCCCTCAGCCTCTCTCAGATGGAGAAGGGGAGAAGACACGGTGCTAGAGGGGGCTTCCTGTATCTGCCAGAAATTCTGGTGGCAGCCCAGGCCTGGTCGGGGACCAAGTTCTAGACCTGTCTGCTATGGGGCCTATAGGGTCTGGCAGGGGGAAGGTGGGAAGGGGGATGTGAGGTGGGGAGGGCGGCCCGGTCTATGAGGGCAAAGGGacacctctggggacaggcagGGGAGAACTTCTCTCCCGGCCTCTGTCTGTATGGTCCAGGCCAAACCCCAACCCCCAAAAACAAGGGGAGGGGCTCTCTCTGGGGTTGGCCCAAGCCAGCACATCGGGACGCTCAGGTGTTTGTGGCATTAACTGATGCCACTTGGGCTCAGAGAAGTTGAGCACTCTGCCTGCAGTCACACTGCGTTTCCTGTCCTCAGGGACTGCTGAGAGGGGTCCCCTGCCTAGAGCAGGGCCCCAGCAGAAATCCTCCCTCCCCATGTAGGGCTGCGGGCTGGCCTCTTCTCTGAGGTTAGCCTCAAGCCTCCCGCCAGCGTCCTAAGCTGGGGGAGGGGGTAGAGGAAGGAGCCCCCTAAGCTCACCATGACGGAGAGCACTCCCAAGGCCCAGAACAAATCCTTCGAAAGCCCTCGTGCCCTAGGGCCCCACTCCTGTGCCACTTTCTCAGTTACAAACTGCCAGGTCCCCTCTgggcccccaccccatcccctcccGCAAACACAATGGCCTGGAGCAGCTGCGCTCCCAGGCGGCCCCTCCGGTCCACTCCCGGAGGGTGGACAGGGGGCACCTCTGAGCCCTGTGTCTGTCCACCCCACAGGGAGGGGGTTCTCTCGGGCCACAGCGGGTGCCTGAGCGTTTCCTGGTCGCAGAGGCTCCACCGCAGCCTCTCCCCGGCCCCCTGCGCCCCGCAGCTTCCCAACTCTAGGCTCCGAGGAGTTAATCCCGGGCGGCGCGCCCTCCCTGGCGGTTGGCCCGGGCCGGACCCCCTACGTCAATCATCCCTGAAGAGCAGCCGGCCCGGCACGCGTTGCCATGGCGATGGGCTGGGCGCTCCGGCGTTTCCTGGAGACGCCAAGGTCGGCCTGGAGCCGGGGAGGGGCGGACAGAGCACTCCACTCAGAGGGCGGGAGAAAGGCACGAGAGGAAGGGGCCACCTCTGTGCGGGTTCGGCAGGCAGGGTGCCCCCAGTGAGAGTGAGAGCAACGGAGGCGACGGCACGGCATGACGAGTCCCCACGGGGATTCGGTCACCCCAGGGCTTGGGCGGCCTCCGCCCTGGGCCCTGCGGTCTACACTCCGCGCCGGCGCTGCCATGGTAACCGCTGCGCGCCTGGGAAGCGCGTTCTCGCCGACTCGCCAGCTCCGCCCTCCTGGCCCGGCGGGGGCGCCCAGAGAGGATGCTAGACCCAGACGGCAGGAATGGGGACAGAGTCGCCCAAGTCCACAGCTCCAGACACCCCCGGGGCCCCAGACCTAGCGGGACTAGGACAAGGGGACCACACACGACCAGTGGGACACCATGGGGGTGAACAGCAGTGACGCCAGAAGGGCTTCAGCATGCCCAGCTCCCATGCAGTGTGCTGGAGGCATCTTCAGAGACATGGGCGCCCCACCCCTCaggccgcctctgcctccctgaggcCTGCCCTCTGGCGCGCAGGGGGCAGGGAGTGGGCGGGACTGGCGCCCCCCAGCCGCCCACCGGCAGAGCCAACAGAGGGGGCCAGGTGGCCCAGCGCACAGGATGAAGGGAAGGGCTGCCATCTGCTGCCCCATGACAACAGGAGGCCGCCATCCCCTGGTGTTAGCCAGGCATAGCCTCTACTCCAGGCAGGCCTCTGACCTTTTCTAACCCAGAAGGAAAATGACAGCAGAGAAGAAGTGGGCAGCTCCAAGTACCCGGGAAGGTCAGAAACTGTCCTAGTGCCTGGCCCATCAGGCACCCCCACTGGGGCTCCCCGCTCAGAGGAGCAGCAGTGACCCCCAACGCACACACACggcaaaggaggaggaaggcagtGAGCTTCCCCCATCTCTAGGCAGGCTCACAGGAGGGGCGGGGAAATGGCACCCAGCCAGTACCCCGAGGAGGGTGGGAGGGCTGTGGGGACCCTCAGAAGCGTGGTGCAGTGAAAAGAGCTTTCCCTTACTCTGTGAATGACCCTGGACcaaggggagggtggagggaccCCCAGAAGTGGCCAAGAGTCTGAGTGGCAGCTGCAGCTCTTCCTGTCAACCCCAAActaccaccattcccagccctcCTCTAGCtgtgcagcccccaccccacctccccagccACCGGCCCAGCAGACCTCCCACCCTGGAGTCCCCGAGTCCCTGGGGCTGGGACTCACATAGTCCTGGAAGGCCTTGGCCTCGCCGGAGTGCTCGCAGGCCTCTCTCCGGTCAGGCGCTGCACAGTACAGATCCCAGAACACGCTGTGGGCGGCAGGGGTAGACGGTTGCTCCACGTGACCCCCTCAACCCCCTTCCACAGCCCACCCACAGCAGCCCAGCACGCACCACCACCAGGAGTGCAGGAACCCGGGGGGCTCCCCCAGCGTGATGTTCTTCTCCCATCGGATCTGCAGGGAAAGGAAGGTGGTGAGGGGGTGGCCCTACCTGACTTTGCGCCACCACGAAGCAGGGTGCCCAGAGAACATCTGGGCAGggatggagtggggagggaaggataACTGGGTGGGCAGAGGGCCCCAGGATGTGTGGCAGGTCCCAGCTGGGCATGTGGACCAGACGCCTGGATGCTAGCCCGGGCCCAGACCCTGCCAAATCCTCAGTTCCCAGGGCCATCAGAGTGGCAACGTGGGCCCATCCCCTGGATCCCCAGTGGAAATGGAGGAGGCCCCTggggtgtgggtggggagggagggccaGGCTGGAGGCAGCGGCTTACCTCAGACAGGAAGGTCTGGGCTGACTTCTGAGCACCGATGTGCAGCAGGTACTCATAGACGTATAGTGCCAACCTGTGGGGGCGAGGTGGTCCAGGGGGCTCAGGCTCTCCAAGGCAAAGGCCCGCCCCAAAGCCCTTCCACCTCTCAGGAGGGCGGGTGGAAAGGTGGCCTCCCAACCAGCTGCTCAGCAGGGACAGCTCATAGTTATCTATCCATGTCCTGCAGGCCCCTCCCAGGAATCCCTGACCCCCAATTCCGGGCCGAATTTGGCTGTGTTCTGTGCTCCCTCGAGGACCAAGCCCTTGCCCTGTCCTGCCAACACTGTGACTTCAGAGAGGCCTCCGTGCTGGGGAGGACTTCTCCACAGAGGAGTGTCATTCCTGAGTATGTGCGGGGTGGGTATGACCAGTGGGCACCCTGGGCCATGTAGTGTGCTCAGGGCCCACACCCAAACTCATCCCCAGCCTTCCTGGCCCAGGAcggaaggagggaaggggcccTCCCCCCGACATCCCCCCCATTCCCTGGACCCCATCTCTTCCTTAGGGTCGCTGCCCATCCACTGTGGTGGCCTCAACCCTTCCTGCAGACTGTCCCCAGTCAGGGCAGTGCTGACCCTGGGGCAGTGTCTGGGGAATGGAGGTGGGGGGCCAGGGGAGGTAGGGCCCGCAGTGCCACGTCTGCAGTGGTGCTGCCCTACCCAAACACCCACAGGGCTCTGCACAAGTCCCCAGCCCGCCAGGGACCCCTGGACTCACCCTCTCAACCATTGCGTACCCCAAGAGCTTGGACCTGGGCCACCCTCGCCCAGCCAGGTGGCTCCAGCACGGCCCTCTGCAGGTCAGGGAGAGGCCGGACTGTCCACCCCACTCCAGTTCAGCTACCACACCAGACAGCAGAGGACAAAGCCCTCATCCAAAGGGGTGCCCAGTCCTGTGGCACCAGCCCTTCTGGACCTCCCTGGAATGAGCCGCCCCCTCTCAGAGCTCTGGTAGTGCCCAGCTAGGGACCCACGAGGGtctgctgggggttgggggactcTTGGATTCAAGACAGGGTACCAGAGGGCCAGCCTGAGGCTGAGCCCTAGAGGCGAGAAGCAGGCAGGCCTGGGGGCCCTTCCAGCCGCCTCCGGCTCAGCTGCGCCGCCCTCTCTGGCTGCCGGCCCCATCCTAAAATAACCTTCCTTTGACTCACACTCTGCTCCCTCTCAGTCAGGCTGCTCCAATCCCAGCACCCACCACCTATCATGTCCCCCAGGTCCCTTTCAGACTTCCAACCCTCTGGTTCCTGCCCCGGCCCCTAGAGAACGTGAGGACTTCCTGCCCCCACCTGGTCTTCAAAGGCACTGCCCTTGCCCCAGATCTTATCCTGCCTCccctccttcattcattcacttcttCATTAGTTCCTCCAGCATCCATGAAGTGCCTTTTGAGCAATGCACACCCCCAGCCCGTCCTGGAGGCCACGTTCTtgaggggagagacagagacaggcaaTACCTGTCAAGAGAGGTGAGCTCTGTGGCAGGCTGGAAGGCGCTGAGGCTACGGAAAGGCAAGCGGGCCGGCATCAGGGAGGGGAGGCGGCCCAGGGCGGGGTGCACCAGGCTCACACTGTACCATGTGAGCTGTGAAGGCC
This window encodes:
- the SSBP4 gene encoding single-stranded DNA-binding protein 4 isoform X6; its protein translation is MYAKGGKGSAVPSDSQAREKLALYVYEYLLHIGAQKSAQTFLSEIRWEKNITLGEPPGFLHSWWCVFWDLYCAAPDRREACEHSGEAKAFQDYSAAAAPSPVMGSMAPGDAMAAGPMAAGFFQGPSGSQPSPHNPNAPMMGPPGQPFMSPRFPGGPRPALRMPSQPPAGLPGSQPLLPGAMEPSPRAQGHPSMGGPMQRVTPPRGMASVGPQSYGGGMRPPPNSLTGPGLPAMNMGPGVRGPWASPSGNSGPPGGGGPPGTPIMPSPGDSTNSSENMYTIMNPIGPGAGRANFPLGPGPEGPMAAMSAMEPHHVNGSLGSGDMDGLPKSSPGAVAGLSNAPGTPRDDGEMAAAGTFLHPFPSESYSPGMTMSV
- the SSBP4 gene encoding single-stranded DNA-binding protein 4 isoform X8; the protein is MYAKGGKGSAVPSDSQAREKLALYVYEYLLHIGAQKSAQTFLSEIRWEKNITLGEPPGFLHSWWCVFWDLYCAAPDRREACEHSGEAKAFQDYSAAAAPSPVMGSMAPGDAMAAGPMAAGFFQPFMSPRFPGGPRPALRMPSQPPAGLPGSQPLLPGAMEPSPRAQGHPSMGGPMQRVTPPRGMASVGPQSYGGGMRPPPNSLTGPGLPAMNMGPGVRGPWASPSGNSGPPGGGGPPGTPIMPSPGDSTNSSENMYTIMNPIGPGAGRANFPLGPGPEGPMAAMSAMEPHHVNGSLGSGDMDGLPKSSPGAVAGLSNAPGTPRDDGEMAAAGTFLHPFPSESYSPGMTMSV
- the SSBP4 gene encoding single-stranded DNA-binding protein 4 isoform X4, which encodes MYAKGGKGSAVPSDSQAREKLALYVYEYLLHIGAQKSAQTFLSEIRWEKNITLGEPPGFLHSWWCVFWDLYCAAPDRREACEHSGEAKAFQDYSAAAAPSPVMGSMAPGDAMAAGPMAAGFFQPFMSPRFPGGPRPALRMPSQPPAGLPGSQPLLPGAMEPSPRAQGHPSMGGPMQRVTPPRGMASVGPQSYGGGMRPPPNSLTGPGLPAMNMGPGVRGPWASPSGNSIPYSSSSPGSYTGPPGGGGPPGTPIMPSPGDSTNSSENMYTIMNPIGPGAGRANFPLGPGPEGPMAAMSAMEPHHVNGSLGSGDMDGLPKSSPGAVAGLSNAPGTPRDDGEMAAAGTFLHPFPSESVSDCVDSPPAAASGRRGLAGRPRRGGRGARARP
- the SSBP4 gene encoding single-stranded DNA-binding protein 4 isoform X3 — encoded protein: MYAKGGKGSAVPSDSQAREKLALYVYEYLLHIGAQKSAQTFLSEIRWEKNITLGEPPGFLHSWWCVFWDLYCAAPDRREACEHSGEAKAFQDYSAAAAPSPVMGSMAPGDAMAAGPMAAGFFQPFMSPRFPGGPRPALRMPSQPPAGLPGSQPLLPGAMEPSPRAQGHPSMGGPMQRVTPPRGMASVGPQSYGGGMRPPPNSLTGPGLPAMNMGPGVRGPWASPSGNSIPYSSSSPGSYTVRLSKAGPPLGRGCGMADEGPFLTVPVSFCVQGPPGGGGPPGTPIMPSPGDSTNSSENMYTIMNPIGPGAGRANFPLGPGPEGPMAAMSAMEPHHVNGSLGSGDMDGLPKSSPGAVAGLSNAPGTPRDDGEMAAAGTFLHPFPSESYSPGMTMSV
- the SSBP4 gene encoding single-stranded DNA-binding protein 4 isoform X1, whose protein sequence is MYAKGGKGSAVPSDSQAREKLALYVYEYLLHIGAQKSAQTFLSEIRWEKNITLGEPPGFLHSWWCVFWDLYCAAPDRREACEHSGEAKAFQDYSAAAAPSPVMGSMAPGDAMAAGPMAAGFFQGPSGSQPSPHNPNAPMMGPPGQPFMSPRFPGGPRPALRMPSQPPAGLPGSQPLLPGAMEPSPRAQGHPSMGGPMQRVTPPRGMASVGPQSYGGGMRPPPNSLTGPGLPAMNMGPGVRGPWASPSGNSIPYSSSSPGSYTGPPGGGGPPGTPIMPSPGDSTNSSENMYTIMNPIGPGAGRANFPLGPGPEGPMAAMSAMEPHHVNGSLGSGDMDGLPKSSPGAVAGLSNAPGTPRDDGEMAAAGTFLHPFPSESVSDCVDSPPAAASGRRGLAGRPRRGGRGARARP
- the SSBP4 gene encoding single-stranded DNA-binding protein 4 isoform X5, producing the protein MYAKGGKGSAVPSDSQAREKLALYVYEYLLHIGAQKSAQTFLSEIRWEKNITLGEPPGFLHSWWCVFWDLYCAAPDRREACEHSGEAKAFQDYSAAAAPSPVMGSMAPGDAMAAGPMAAGFFQGPSGSQPSPHNPNAPMMGPPGQPFMSPRFPGGPRPALRMPSQPPAGLPGSQPLLPGAMEPSPRAQGHPSMGGPMQRVTPPRGMASVGPQSYGGGMRPPPNSLTGPGLPAMNMGPGVRGPWASPSGNSIPYSSSSPGSYTGPPGGGGPPGTPIMPSPGDSTNSSENMYTIMNPIGPGAGRANFPLGPGPEGPMAAMSAMEPHHVNGSLGSGDMDGLPKSSPGAVAGLSNAPGTPRDDGEMAAAGTFLHPFPSESYSPGMTMSV
- the SSBP4 gene encoding single-stranded DNA-binding protein 4 isoform X7 encodes the protein MYAKGGKGSAVPSDSQAREKLALYVYEYLLHIGAQKSAQTFLSEIRWEKNITLGEPPGFLHSWWCVFWDLYCAAPDRREACEHSGEAKAFQDYSAAAAPSPVMGSMAPGDAMAAGPMAAGFFQPFMSPRFPGGPRPALRMPSQPPAGLPGSQPLLPGAMEPSPRAQGHPSMGGPMQRVTPPRGMASVGPQSYGGGMRPPPNSLTGPGLPAMNMGPGVRGPWASPSGNSIPYSSSSPGSYTGPPGGGGPPGTPIMPSPGDSTNSSENMYTIMNPIGPGAGRANFPLGPGPEGPMAAMSAMEPHHVNGSLGSGDMDGLPKSSPGAVAGLSNAPGTPRDDGEMAAAGTFLHPFPSESYSPGMTMSV
- the SSBP4 gene encoding single-stranded DNA-binding protein 4 isoform X2 — encoded protein: MYAKGGKGSAVPSDSQAREKLALYVYEYLLHIGAQKSAQTFLSEIRWEKNITLGEPPGFLHSWWCVFWDLYCAAPDRREACEHSGEAKAFQDYSAAAAPSPVMGSMAPGDAMAAGPMAAGFFQGPSGSQPSPHNPNAPMMGPPGQPFMSPRFPGGPRPALRMPSQPPAGLPGSQPLLPGAMEPSPRAQGHPSMGGPMQRVTPPRGMASVGPQSYGGGMRPPPNSLTGPGLPAMNMGPGVRGPWASPSGNSGPPGGGGPPGTPIMPSPGDSTNSSENMYTIMNPIGPGAGRANFPLGPGPEGPMAAMSAMEPHHVNGSLGSGDMDGLPKSSPGAVAGLSNAPGTPRDDGEMAAAGTFLHPFPSESVSDCVDSPPAAASGRRGLAGRPRRGGRGARARP
- the SSBP4 gene encoding single-stranded DNA-binding protein 4 isoform X9 — encoded protein: MGSMAPGDAMAAGPMAAGFFQPFMSPRFPGGPRPALRMPSQPPAGLPGSQPLLPGAMEPSPRAQGHPSMGGPMQRVTPPRGMASVGPQSYGGGMRPPPNSLTGPGLPAMNMGPGVRGPWASPSGNSIPYSSSSPGSYTGPPGGGGPPGTPIMPSPGDSTNSSENMYTIMNPIGPGAGRANFPLGPGPEGPMAAMSAMEPHHVNGSLGSGDMDGLPKSSPGAVAGLSNAPGTPRDDGEMAAAGTFLHPFPSESVSDCVDSPPAAASGRRGLAGRPRRGGRGARARP